From the Thermococcus celericrescens genome, the window AGCTCGTCACAACGTCTACTTCAACGGAGTATCTGCCACCCTTGAGCACCGCAACCCTGCCGATCACGTTCTCTATCACGGTCATCTCTCATCAGCTCGGCCTTATTACGGTGAGCGGGATTATTCCTTTCTCAAACTCGAGCATCGCGGCGTCGAGCGGCGTGATTCCTTCTGGGACGTCGATGAGTATGGGCGCACCCATCGCTATCTGGAGGGCCCTTGCTCCGATGATACGGGCCTTCTCAAAGCGGGTATACTTAAACATGACTACCACCCCTGCCTTCCACATTCCGCATCAAACATCCATTGCAAACATTTGGTGGGGCCGCCGGGATTTGAACCCGGGTCTCCGGCACCCCAAGCCGGGAGGATAGACCAAGCTACCCCACGGCCCCCCAAGAAGTGCGGTTTTTAATACACCCTGTACTTCATGGCGCTATCCACGAGCTCGACGTGGCTGAGGAGGGTCCTCCTGCAGCAGTATCTTTCGATCCCGAGGTCGTCGAGCACCCTCTCGGGATCCTCGCCCTTCTCAACGCGGGCCTTAAACTCGTAGTATTTGTCTCCTATGACCTTTCCACACGTGAAGCACCTGACGGGGACTATCACCCGTATCACCTTCTCGAATGAATATTAAAGGAAAGCCATCAGCGGTAGGACTTCTGCCTCTTGGCGCGCGGACCCTTGGTTGAGCGGTTGGGCTTGTGCATCTCGGTTCTCCTGCTGTCGCCGACGAGCATGGTCCTGTCGTACTTCATGAACTTGTCCTTGAGGTTCATGTCATTGGTCCACTCGACGAGAGCCCTGGCTATGGCAACCCTAGCGGCCTCGGCCTGTCCCATGAAGCCTCCGCCCTCGACCTTGACGTCTATGTCAACCTTGCCAACTATCTCCTCTCCGGCGAGGACGAGCGGCTCCATGATGGTGAAGCGCGCTATCTCCGGCTCGATTATCTCAACCGGCTTGTGGTTGATCCTGACGCGACCCTTTCCTTCCCTGATGGTGGCCCTCGCGATGGCCGTCTTCCTCTTACCAGCAGTCTGGATGACCTTCATCTTCTCTCACCTCAGAACTTTCCACCGAGGAACTTGGCAACCTCGCCAACGGTAACGTACTTCGGGGTTGCGATCCTCGAGCTGTGGGCCTCGCTTATGGTCTCAAGCTCCCTGCCCTCGAACTCCTTCGGAACGCCGACGTAAACCTTGAGCCTCTTGAAGGCCTTCCTTCCGCGGTCGGTCTTCCAGGGGAGCATTCCCCTGACGGTTCTCCTGACTATCTCGTCGCTCCTCTTCGGGTAGAACGGACCCTTCCTCGGGTTGGTCCTGGTCCTCAGTCCGGTCCTCTGCTTGTACTTGGCGAAGATGTCCTCGCGGTTTCCGGTGATGATGGCCTTCTCGGCGTTGACTATGACGATTTCCTCGCCCTCAAGGAGCATCTTGGCGACCTTCGAGGCGAGCCTTCCGAGTATGAGTCCCTCAGCGTTAATTATCCTCATGGCCCATCACTCCATTATGATTACTCCACTACCCTTCGGGTTTCTCTCGATGAGCTCCTCAATCGTGAGGACCTCTCCACCGGCCTCGACTATCTTCTTCTTGGCAGTCTCGCTGAACTTCCAAGCGGCAACGGTGACCTTGTGCTCGAGCTTTCCTGCACCGAGGACGTTTCCGGGAACGATGACGGTGTCGCCGTCCTTGGTGTAGCGGTTGATCCTGCTGACGTTCACTTCAGCCCTCTGCCTCCTGGGCCCCTCAAGGCGCCAGGCAACATCCTTCCATATCTTAACTCCTTCCTCGTTAGACTTCTTTCTGAGGTAGCGGATGAGCCTCCTCAGGTTGATGTCAGTGGGTCCGGTTCTCTTGACCATGAACATACCTCCTTAACGCTCTCTCGCAGGTGGGAAACCGACAGGTCCAACGGGGTGAGCGTAAATACTGGTGCGGGGGCGGGGATTTGAACCCCGGAACCCCTACGGGACGGGACCCTGAATCCCGCGCCTTTGGCCAGGCTCGGCTACCCCCGCGTCAGTCGGACGCTAATTTATGGAGTTCGCTTATAAATCTATCGCTCTTCCTCATGAGGATTTTGAGGGCTATGGTCACGATTTCCTCAACCGGAAGTTCCCCATTGGTCTCGACGGTGAAGACAAAGGCGTTAGGTACGGTCTCTTCCC encodes:
- a CDS encoding DNA-directed RNA polymerase subunit K; protein product: MFKYTRFEKARIIGARALQIAMGAPILIDVPEGITPLDAAMLEFEKGIIPLTVIRPS
- a CDS encoding DNA-directed RNA polymerase subunit N, producing the protein MIVPVRCFTCGKVIGDKYYEFKARVEKGEDPERVLDDLGIERYCCRRTLLSHVELVDSAMKYRVY
- a CDS encoding 30S ribosomal protein S9 — its product is MKVIQTAGKRKTAIARATIREGKGRVRINHKPVEIIEPEIARFTIMEPLVLAGEEIVGKVDIDVKVEGGGFMGQAEAARVAIARALVEWTNDMNLKDKFMKYDRTMLVGDSRRTEMHKPNRSTKGPRAKRQKSYR
- the rplM gene encoding 50S ribosomal protein L13, whose protein sequence is MRIINAEGLILGRLASKVAKMLLEGEEIVIVNAEKAIITGNREDIFAKYKQRTGLRTRTNPRKGPFYPKRSDEIVRRTVRGMLPWKTDRGRKAFKRLKVYVGVPKEFEGRELETISEAHSSRIATPKYVTVGEVAKFLGGKF
- a CDS encoding 50S ribosomal protein L18e, whose protein sequence is MVKRTGPTDINLRRLIRYLRKKSNEEGVKIWKDVAWRLEGPRRQRAEVNVSRINRYTKDGDTVIVPGNVLGAGKLEHKVTVAAWKFSETAKKKIVEAGGEVLTIEELIERNPKGSGVIIME